GATGTGCAAAATTTAGTTGGGATGGTAAATATGTAGCAACAGGGTCATCAGAtacatcaattaaattattagatgTTAATAAGATGAGAAATTATAATCAAACAAAGAATGAAACCACTGAAGATTCAGCACCATCAAGACCAGTGATAAGAACATTTTATGATCATACGATGccaattaatgatttagaTTTTCATCCATCAGCACCCATTCTATCATCGGCATCAAAAGATGGTACTATTAGATTCTACGATTataaatcatcattaaaacgttcatttaaatatatacaaGATACTCATGGTATACGTTCAATCAATTTTCATCCATGTGGTGATTTAATATTGGCTGGCACTGATCACCAAATGATTAGACTTTACAATGTAAATACATTTCAATCATTCACAGCAAGAAAGATCAATGAACATCATCATGGTCCAATCAACCAAGTTAGGTTCTCACTGGATGGTAATATCTTTGCAAGTTGTTCAAAAGATAATACAATCAAAATTTgggattcaaataattttagtttAATTTCAACTTTAAATTCACCCCATGGTGGTAAAGAACCAACTACCGTTCAAATTAGTAGGAATCAAAAATACCTCTTATCATGTGGTCGTGATTCAATGATTAAACTATGGGAGATTACTTCAGGTCGTTTGATCTATAGTATCAATACAGGTGTAAATCAAAGTGGTggtcaaaataaaaatagaatctCTGCAACCTTTAATTATACTGAAGATTATATCATAACAAATGATGAACAACCCTCTGTCGCTGTGGTTTACAATTCAAGAACAAAAGAACAAGTTCAAAAATTAACTGGTCATAATAATACTGTTCGTTATATTGCTGCCTCACCAGTTGAAAATGCTTTAATGACATGTAGTTTAGATCATAGAGGTAGATTTTGGACTGATGAtactttatctttatcttcaaatccaattaataataataataatattgttaataaattaGATGTTGATATTTAAacacaaacaaacaaataaataaataatctttatttttttttttttttttttttttttttgaaaaaaagaaataataaataatctaCTATAGAGAATATTCTCTATAGtttatggttttttttttttttattattaaaattaggGTATGTGAGTGaggtggaaaaaaaaaaaaaataggttttttttttttttttttttttaattaatatattctgATGTTGTATCAGATAAATAAAAGGAAGGTGTATTTGGAAGTGATTGAGCACATGGAGACTCATTTGAACTTGGAGCACTGTCTAATGGTGAGGTATTTTGAATTGGGCTCAAAgctaaatttaatgatgatagtTTTTCAAGGGTTGGAGTTGTATTTGAACcttgaatttgatttggtGTACTATTAGTTGATAGAgaactattattgttattatttggtgaattatttgttgtggtggtggttgtagtagtagtattggtggtggtggtaatttgATGTTGTGATGTTGTATTTAAAGTATGGGGCGATGAAGTTGAACCTGGATTTTGTTGTTCTAATTTCACACAAACTCCACAAAGAATAAATACTGTTGGTCtttgaattttttgttttttaacagggaattggtgttgttgttgaaggaGAAGATGAGAAGTTTCCAAAAGAGCtggtgatgaagatgatgaagaagcaGAGATTGGAGTTGGACCATTTGGTTTTGATGAAGAAATAGTTAAgcaactaccactaccacgaTGAGTAACATCATCAACCAAATGactattatttggatttaataaaagatgattttcagttgttgttgttgttgttgttgttgttgttgttgaaggttgtggttgtggtggtagtggaggtggtggtggtaattgaTTATGTCTAAATTCAGCATATTCTGTtttatctaaaattttaacatCATTTGGTAAACATGTGATACAAAAAGAGGATGGACAACCTTTACAAATGAAGAAACTACCACCAGATTCGTTTGGTGTCTTTTTACATTGATGACAAGCATGTCTTGAACATTTCCAACTTCTTGGTGTATGAGCTAAACCAGCACATGATCTATGATAGATCTTTGGGCATGATCTACATTGAACCATTGATGTGCGACCTTTAGAATCCTCTTCTTTCTTACAAGAAAAACAATTTCTATCCAACAAAGTCTTATGTTTTTTTGGTGAtctattctttttctttaaatcttcAGCTGTTTTCAACATTGATATTGGATCACTACCAGATGGTGATGAAGATAATGGTGAAGGATTTGATGaatcactaccaccactagttaatgaaaatgatttaacaCCATTTAAACTACTAGTTTTccataaattattattagaattattattattattatttcctaATAAATTTGTGCTACCATCGAATGaagttgattttgaatttaaaattgacattgattgaattaaatttgctTTTGTTTGAAATTGACTAAATAGTAATGGACTACTACTTCCACTACTTGTAGTTGGTGAAATTGCACCACCACCAGCAgcggtggtagtagtagttgagGAGGAGGAAGAGGAGGAAGTTGAAGTTTGaagtatattttttttataattggaCATTTTGACAATAcaaaatttcatcatttcAACCATTTCATCCTTTTTAGActtttcaaataaagttttttcaGCAGATTCTATCATTAGGTTTGATGAATTTGTATTACTTATACAATTGAAATCAATCTTTTGGTTTCTAATGAATAACCATTCTTCAACTGTACCTGCTGTTAATAATCTAAACTTTCTaattgttgatggtgatgacgatgatgatgatgatgataatgataataatgattcgatctttaatttcaatgttattgaattattaatattgatttcctttgataaatctaaattccaataatattcaaattcaattacattgaattgattaattgaatttaaattggttggaattggtggtggtgatgatggtggtgtcGATGATGtagttggtgatgatgatggtgatgatgatgatgacgatgaagatgatgatgatgatgatgaccaTTCATTTCCACCTCCTAAATTTGTAAGAATCTTTGtatcaaaatttataaattcaacaaaacttgataaaataattactGGTGAACTTGTTATATTTCTACTTGTTGCACTATCAagtaaatcattaattttaaaataatttaatgatctaaaaaaaaaaaaattaatataaaaaattaatataaaaaggtaatagaaaattataaaataaaaataattgcttactttaattttaaaaattcttctaataaagtaaataattgaattgaagaagataataaaataataacttgacgttgttgttgttgctgttgatgttgtttaataatattctgaattaaataatttgtagctaaaaattttgaagatgaatttgctatactattattttgattatttaatagaTTTGGATGATTACAACATTTCTCTAACATGAAATAAAGatcatataaaaatttagtttGATCCAATTGACCAGAATTCATTTTTGGTATATTTTCTTTAAGTAATGATCTATATAAAACCTCTTGTGTATCTGAAATTTGAAGTAATATATCTTTtcttaaactattattattattatttgtatttgtattattactattgttattattattattattattattattattattattattattattattattattattattattattactattattaaaactctcaaatgatgataaaactTGAGACTCAATTTGCTTTTCAAATGgaatttcaaatgatgataGTGGTGATGGTATTGTCactgatgatgttgttgatgaagtATTTTGCATTGAAACATTTATTAACAAATCATTTGATGGTGGTTCGCAAATTGATCTTTTTCTTGATTGAATTAGTGGCGtggatgaagatgatattgATTGTGTTcctatattattgttattattattgttattattacccaaattatttatt
This region of Dictyostelium discoideum AX4 chromosome 3 chromosome, whole genome shotgun sequence genomic DNA includes:
- the cstf1 gene encoding WD40 repeat-containing protein encodes the protein MKEEQRDLYSLIINQLVHDGYLNEATKISESTMIPCPIKGEASNKLFSLYQSTISGSGGLGMHSGINRVNSNMDIDDDSSTIGSSGGKNSIEDIINMKECLDFDDPIQQQQLITGSSSTSTTATTTTTSSSSSSSTSDGTTNTTGIITEKVQQQQLQPNFITKFITTHKNACRCAKFSWDGKYVATGSSDTSIKLLDVNKMRNYNQTKNETTEDSAPSRPVIRTFYDHTMPINDLDFHPSAPILSSASKDGTIRFYDYKSSLKRSFKYIQDTHGIRSINFHPCGDLILAGTDHQMIRLYNVNTFQSFTARKINEHHHGPINQVRFSLDGNIFASCSKDNTIKIWDSNNFSLISTLNSPHGGKEPTTVQISRNQKYLLSCGRDSMIKLWEITSGRLIYSINTGVNQSGGQNKNRISATFNYTEDYIITNDEQPSVAVVYNSRTKEQVQKLTGHNNTVRYIAASPVENALMTCSLDHRGRFWTDDTLSLSSNPINNNNNIVNKLDVDI